In a single window of the Pocillopora verrucosa isolate sample1 chromosome 4, ASM3666991v2, whole genome shotgun sequence genome:
- the LOC131794721 gene encoding adrenocorticotropic hormone receptor-like, whose translation MALASSSSICSNIGPPKALSYFTASFSVFLMILTIPGNFLICLAIIKDPFRNLKTPFNYFLLSLATTDLVVGTIMDPVSVAFHTSEALQLDIVDIKILHILYFILCTASILTLMALTVDRYVAVSSPVKYKIMVTSKRAILTSLLIWVAALGFSFVYFKLGFIFYSFIFANTAVLSTCGVLIFVHVGILKRLRQRSRYWRKRGEMESTKSDVQENQKTLINAKKDSKAVKALMIVLLAFFASFTPACVMIYLLNFCSGCSCVLIHWLRDLQFLIVLCNSGINPYLYAWRLPQFKRAFYKFLHLKARTRISDITTTSVNAAGKRETIQISKKLSGGDERISPV comes from the coding sequence ATGGCTTTAGCATCCTCGTCGAGTATATGTTCAAACATTGGTCCTCCAAAAGCTCTCTCATACTTTACAGCCTCCTTTTCAGTTTTCCTGATGATTTTAACCATTCCTGGAAACTTTCTCATCTGTTTGGCCATCATAAAAGATCCCTTCAGAAACTTGAAAACACCTTTTAACTATTTCCTGTTAAGTCTAGCGACGACTGATCTGGTTGTGGGAACGATTATGGATCCCGTGTCAGTTGCTTTTCACACCAGCGAAGCGCTTCAACTCGACATCGTAGATATCAAAATCTTgcacattttatactttatCTTGTGCACGGCGTCTATTCTAACACTCATGGCACTTACCGTAGACAGATATGTGGCCGTATCATCGCCAGTGAAGTACAAAATCATGGTTACCTCCAAGCGCGCTATTTTAACATCCCTGTTAATTTGGGTGGCGGCACTAGGGTTTTCTTTCGTATACTTCAAACTCGGATTTATATTCTACTCCTTCATATTTGCAAACACTGCTGTTCTCAGCACGTGTGGAGTTCTCATCTTTGTTCATGTAGGAATACTTAAACGACTGCGCCAAAGATCGAGATATTGGCGAAAGAGGGGAGAAATGGAGAGCACGAAGTCTGATGTACAGGAGAACCAAAAAACTCTTATCAATGCAAAAAAGGACAGCAAAGCAGTCAAAGCATTGATGATTGTGCttcttgcattttttgcttcGTTCACACCAGCCTGTGTTATGATTTACTTGTTAAATTTTTGCTCAGGCTGTAGTTGTGTGCTAATTCATTGGTTGCGGGATTTGCAATTCTTAATTGTGTTGTGCAACTCTGGTATCAACCCTTATTTATACGCATGGAGGCTTCCTCAGTTCAAAAGAGCTTTCTACAAATTCCTTCATCTCAAGGCACGCACAAGGATAAGTGACATTACCACAACATCAGTTAATGCCGCTGGCAAACGAGAAACCATCCAAATATCTAAAAAGTTAAGCGGTGGAGACGAAAGGATTTCACCCGTTTAA